The genomic stretch AGGATCAACCATAATAGGGTCAATATCGATGTTGTGGTTATCTTCACTATCACAAGATTGGATACATCCGACAATACGCCATCGACCGGGAAGGATCTCTCCGCCCCCCGCTCACCACCATATTTATCGGTTCTCCCTCCCATCCCTTATTCATCAGGTGAAGCGGCTATGACCGATATTACCATCACCGTCCCCCAGGACATCGTCCAGGCGCTCCGGCTCCCTCCCGACGCCGTTGCCGCCGAACTGCAGCGGGAGCTTGCTGTGGCGCTCTACCAGCGGGGCATCCTCTCCTCCGGGAAGGCGGCGGCGCTGGCGGAGATGACCCGGTGGGAGTGGGAGGAACTGCTCGGGGCACGGAAGATTCCCCGGCACTATGCCGACGAGAACCTCGACCGGGACATCGCTTATGCCGCTCGCAGTTAGCAATTCTTCGCCGCTCATCCACCTCTCACTGATCGGTCGTATCAGCCTGCTCCAGCGTTTTTCAGAAGTAGTCATTCCTCCTGCGGTCTGGCAGGAGGTCGTGGAACAGGGCGGCGATCGTCCGGGTACAACCGAGATCCGGGAAGCCCGTGAGTCAGGATGGCTGCGCGTGGTTGAGCCCTCCAACAGGGCTCTGGTGCGCCTGCTAAAACAGGAACTCCACCCCGGCGAAGCAGAGAGCATCGTCCTTGCCATCGAGGTCAGGCCCGACGTGCTCCTCCTTGACGAGGCCGAGGCCCGACGTGCTCCTCCTTGACGAGGCCGAGGCCCGACGTGCTCCTCCTTGACGAGGCCGAGGCCCGCCGCGTAGCAGGGCTCTATGACCTTCCGGTCACCGGTATCATCGGCCTCTTAATCCAGGCAAAGCGTGAAGGGCTGGTCGCATCACTTGCAGAAGAGATGAACCGGTTGCGGGAGCAGGGGAACTTCCGGATCCATGATGCCCTCTACAGGCGTGTTCTTGAGATGGAGAAGGAAGAGTAAACCGGAGATCGAATACCTCACCGGCACGGACGAAGTTCGGATCGGAACACTCCTACCGCCACATCCCCACCCTCTTCGACGCGACCGACGCAGAACTCACCGCCCTCCTCGCCCTCGTCCGCGAGGCGAAAACCCTCCTCGACGAACAGTTCCGTCCCGACGGCTACAACGTCGGCGTCAACGTGGGCCCCGCCGCCGGCCAGGCGGTGATGCACCTCCACGTCATCCCCCGGTATGCCGGACAACCGAACCGACGGACGGGAGAACGCTCAGTCATCTCCTCGCCTCCCCCGGGGCAATCTTCATCATCTCCTCGCCCCCAGGTACGATCGGGAGGCGAGTAGAACCCGCATGACAGACCCGATCCGCCAGGGGGGGAAGAGCGTCTTCGTCGCCCGGCTCGAAGAAGTGCTCCCGCTACTCCGTGAACGGTTCGGCGTGGAGAAGATCGGCATCTTCGGATCGACCGCCCGGGGCGAAGACCGGCCGGAGAGCGATGTCGATGTGCTGGTCGAGTTCGCACCGGGGCAGGCGACGTTCCGGAACTTCATGGAACTCGCGTTCTACCTCGAGGACCTCTTTTGCCGCCGTGTGGACCTCGTCACCGAACAGGGGCTCAGCCGGCACCTTCGGCCGTATGTCGAACAGGAGGTCATCTGGTGTGAAGCGTGACACCCTCTACCTCCGGCATATCCATGGCGAGATCGCATTTCTCCGCGAGATCGGTAAAGGACTGACATATAACGGACCTGCTTGCGGATCCGATACGGCAGCGTGCTGTCGTCCGCTCAATCGAGATCATCGGAGAGGCGACCAAGAACATCTCTGGGCCCCTGAAAGAACAACACCCGGAGATCCCCTGGCGGTTGATTGCCGGTTCCCGGGACAAGCTCATCCATGCTTACTTCGAGGTCGACTGGAGGATCGTCTGGAACATCATCCAGAACGAGGTTCCTGCCCTGGAACAGGGAGTGCGGACCATTCTCACGGAACTCGATATCCCAGAAGAGGAAACGGAATAACCGTTCTATCGTCCGGGAACTGACCGCCGTGGCTCCGAGTCTCCTGCGGATAGAGGGTGGCCCCGGGTAAAACCTGGAACACCCCCTCACAAGCGCGAGGCGGATCGAGGGGAGAGGAAGTCATCCCCTCTTGCCGCTCATACCGTCTTCTCCAGCACCCACCCGACCAGCCCCGCATCCACGACCATCGCGGCGAGCCGCCGGGGAGAGACCAGCACCACCCCCGAGTCCGCGGGCACCTCGTACGCCGCCAGGGTGTCGTCGGGGGAGTGGACGACGTAGAAGAGTCTCCTGAACTCGTCCCGGTTGAACTGATCCGCATACTCACGAAACTCGGCAAGGGTCGACCGCGACTTCACCTGGACCTGGTAGGACTCGTTGTTGATCCGGTCCTCGAACTCGATGTCCGCAAACTTCATCGTCTTGCCGACGACGCTCCGCCGACGCCAGCCCGCCCCGGAAAAGACGAGATCGACGAGCACCTCGAAGTCCTTCCAGTGCAGATGCCGGACCAGGGCCTCGGCCCGGCAGACAAGCTCCTCCCGTGCTTCGACGACCGCGGCATACTCGGGCGTATCCTCGCCGTTGATCAGGCGTCTGAGGATGTCGAGCGGCCCGACCGTGCAGGATGTGGCCCGGAAGGCCTGCAGTTGCGCAATATTGCCGGGCAGCGTGTTCACGAGCAGCACCTTCCCCTGCAGGCTCCTATCGTGCCAGCCGCCGTCGGTCAGGCGGTATTTGGATACCCCGTCTTCGAGGATCGGGCCGTCCTCGAGCCGGCACCACCAGAGCTTCGAGTCGGAGAACGTGATCCAGACGTCGCCGTGGTTCGAGCCGTGGATCGTCCGGAGGGAGTTGAGATCGTGGGTAGCAGAACCGGGATTCTTCACCTTATGCCGGATCGCCCTCTCGATGAGCTCCCACCTCTCCCGGCGGAGATCCTCGAGGGCGACGTTGGTCCAGCCGATCCGCATCTTTCCTTCCTCGATGCTTGACCGCTCCCACTTCCCCTTCTCTCCCAGCTTGATGTAGTACGCATGATCGAACTCGATGCTCCCCATGGCTCGCTCACCGGAATACGAGACGCTACTGGACCCCGGTGCTTAAAAACATAGTGCAAGGTTTCTCGTGGGGCTATTTGCAGGAGGAAGAGGAGCGGGAGCCCAAATGCGTTCACAAGCGAGCCAGGCGAGAATTATGCAGCATTTGAAAGCCCCAGTAGAGTGAGATTATTCTATTCAAGAACTGGATAAGCCCTCTGTTTAAAATAGATGCATATATCTATTCACCCATCGCCATACCGCTCATATGGAAGACTCTCTCGAAGCGAAGATCAACTACCATTTCAAAAATACGGATCTCCTCCAACGTGCCCTGCTCCATCGTTCCCGTGCGAATGAAGAGAGGCAGAAGCAGAAAGTGTGCAAGGATCAGGATGCTCTCCGGACGCTGGGCGATGCAGTGCTGAAAACAATTTTGTGCGACCTCCTCATGCGTTCGGGATATGAGACAAAAGGCGAGATCATCATCATGAAAAGCACCATTGAAAGTCGCCCGTTTCTTGCCGAACTGGGGAGGGGGTTTGGCCTGCAGAACGAAATTCTTGTCGGGGAAGGGGCTAGAGTGCAGAAGCATAACGAAGAGCCCAACGTCATTGCCGAGACGCTTGAAGCGATCATCGGGGCGATGTACCTGGACGGCGGATACGAATCGGCAAAGAAGGCTGTCTCCGTCTGGTACGAACCTTATCGGGAAGAGATGTTGAAAGAGTAGATCGCCTCGTAGGATTCATAAAAGCAGACCGACATGCAGGCATGAAAGAGTATATCAGATCTTCTCCCTCGTCGCTTTAGTTAGTTCGGTGCAACTTCCCTGGTTTTTCAGTTTTAATCCTGCACCGTTCACGCGATAGGAGCCGCCAGGTTCTTGCCCAATGGTCAAGACCGGTTATCAGTATTTTCGGTAAACATTCTTCCAGTGCCCGATCTTGAGGACATAGATCACCAGCCGATTGTCCTCGACGGCTACAACGTCGGCGTGAATGTCGGGGAGGCCGCCGGTCAGACTGTGATGCACCTCCACGTCCACGTCATCCCCCGGTATGCCGGGGACGTGGCAGACCCCCGGGGCGGGGTGCGGGGGGCGGTCCCGAAGAAGAGGGTGTATTGAGAGGAGCTGAGCGGGGATACCAGGAGAAGTTTTACACATCAAAGGTAGATAGAGTGTTCAGTAGGTCCGGTCAAGAGGCTGCCCTACCCGGATTCAAGGGGGAGCGAGAGCAGCAAAGATGTTGAGGAGAAGCGCCTTCGGTCATCGTGGTCGTCCGGCCCTCCGGTATCATGGCATCACTATCTCCAATCATTCTCCAATAGTGACTACCAGATCTGTGGAATGAATACTGCCCATCCTATGGCATCACTATCTCCAATCATTCTCCAATAGTGACTCTAAAATATTAACCCACAGGCGCCCGGTGTGCCATTCCGGGCAGTATATTTGGAATCGATTCTCCAATCGATCCCCAATCTACCTCTAATTCAAATCTCCCCTTACCCGGCCGGGGGAGAAGTTCAAGGACTCCTGCCTTCCCTCTCCTGCCGGTCGTAGTCCTCCACCTGATCCATCATCCAGCGGGCGATGGCACGGAAGGTCGCGGGCGACATCCGTGCGTCAAAGACGATCCGGCGCTGTATGGACTCGACAATCATCTCGCCGTCCTCGCCGGCACCGATCTCGGGCAGATCGTAGTAGAACGCCACCTGGCCGAGCGTGGGGGTCAGGGTCCCGTAGACCCCGTCCACGGGGGCCACGCCGCACGCCGGCTCCCGTGATACCTCGATCGCCGGCCGCTTCTTGAGGGACATGCACCTATTCCTCCCCCGGTGCCGAAGCCGTGATCCTGCCCGTGGAGAACGGGCTCTCCTGGCAGTGCGTCCGTGTGGGTCCGGCGTCCTCCCGCGACGGCAGGAGCCCCCGGTAAAGGGCCGTGATCAGAGCCTTCCCAAGTGTGGTCGGCACGTAAAACGATGCTTCGGCGTCCCCGACATCGTTGAGGCTGCGGGCCTGCCTGGCGACGAGTCCCGCGTTTGTGAGCACTTTTAAGGCCCTCGATATCTCAGGGGGCTCCGCCTCGAAGAGTTCCCGGATCTGGTTGAACCGGAGCCCCTCGTCCCTCTCGAGGAGCGCAATGAAGATCGCCCATGCCTTCCGATTCCCCAGGGGGGCCGTGGCGTTGATGATCACCGAAGGGACATTGGATATCTGCCGCTCAAGGATCGTCTCGTTCATGGTTCACACCCGGACCGCATATAGTTCCACATCTGTTACCCCAATATATAATCCTACGTATTCAAGTAACAAATTTGATACTATTATCCGTTATCCGTGAGAACCACGATACTCCTCTGATGGATCTCCTCGCTGGACTCAACAGGGACCTCGATTATGCAGAGAGGCTCAAAGACGGGCTCACCGTCGGCCTGTTCGGTTCGTTCAAGAGATCACACCTCGAAGCGTTGAGACACCACCTCCGCGAGCGCGAAGGGTTCAACGCCCGGATCTCATACGACCTTACGGCATCTCACCCAAAAGAGCCCGGCGAGGACGATCGCGTCTATGACTTCCGGCTGGCAGAAGCCCTTATCGAAGAGAGCCGGGTATACATCGTCCATTTCTTCCGGGAAGAGGAGGGCGAATACGGCATCAACGATTCAGCCACCCCTGGAGATCGGGATCCTCTACGGCCTGAGCGCCGCCTCTCCGCAGGTGAGCCGCTACACCCTCATCCTCTGCGAAGAAGGCTACGATGCCAGGAACATCGGCGGCATGCGACGCGGCATACGGCCCTACACCGAGAGGGAGTGGCGATGGCACGATTTTGAGGACCATGACGAGGCAGTCCTCTCCGCGACCCAATTCTGCTACGACTGCCTGCTGGACTCCTCACGCTCGTTCTGACCGGTATCAGGTCGAGACACCCCGGACAACCTCATCGGATACGCTCGCCTACCCGTGAATCAGTCGATTCCTGAACGCAATGATCAGAGGTGCATCGGAGATTCTCTCACCGAGGTCCGGCTCCCGCCGGAGGAGCTGGTTCAATGCTTCGCCGATGATCTCGAACTGCCGCTCGACAGCAGACCTCAGCATGGAATGGTACGATACTCCTCAAAGGATCTTCCGGCGGTGAACTGCGCGATATAGTCGGCGGCCCCGGCAATATCGTTAGAGATACTTCTGTGCTTCACGCGACGGCATAGACATATTTGCAGGTTCCTTCCACGGACTCACGGAAGATCGGGTTTCTGATCGCCGATCGCTCGACGAGATCGATCTCGCGGCAAAAAAGCCGGGCCAGATCTTCTGCGAGACCAAAATAAGCCTCTGCATGCTCCGCTGGAGTCATCGGTTCGAACTCGACGACAAAATCGATGTCGCTTGCTGCAGGGTCGAACCGGTCGCCCGTCGCCAAGCCGAAGACCCCGAGCCTCCTTACACGGCGGCGTCGAGCGACACGAGCAATATCGGAGATCTTCTCACAGATGAGAGGGTGCATCGGACAACTCTATGATGGTTTACCATATCGGGAGCATTATCTCTTTCGGATCGACGGATGCCGGCATCTGCAGGTGTGAACCCGAACCGCGGCACCGGCCGGGGACGCGAGAGACTCCCGGAGCGGGGCCGGGCCGGAGGAAACCCCGGATCAGACCAGGATCTCCTCGAGCGGCAACCGGATCTTCGGCCCCGGGCTGTCCGCGGCATAGCCGACCGGGCAGAGGATGACCGGCACGAGCGGGGCGGGGATCGCCAGGAGCCGGCTGAACGCCGCGGGGTCGAACCCGGTCATCGGGCACGAATCGAACCCGAGCGACTTCGCCCCGTGCAGGGCGTTGGACAGGGCGAGATAGGTCTGGGCCTCCGACCAGGCGAGCCGCTCCTCGGGCGTCATCGGCCCGGCAAACCGGGCGGCCATCTCCACGATGGCGCTACGCGTCTCTTCGGGGACGCCGTTCGTCTTCAGCAGGGCATCGAGCCGCCGGATCAGCCCGTCATAATCAGGGTCTGCGCAGAAGACCAGAAGGTGCGAGCAGGTCGTGATCTGATCCTGGTCGAAGGCCGCCGGCTTCAAGGCCTCTTTCCGGCCCGGGTCCGAGAC from Methanoculleus chikugoensis encodes the following:
- a CDS encoding nucleotidyltransferase family protein; the encoded protein is MTDPIRQGGKSVFVARLEEVLPLLRERFGVEKIGIFGSTARGEDRPESDVDVLVEFAPGQATFRNFMELAFYLEDLFCRRVDLVTEQGLSRHLRPYVEQEVIWCEA
- a CDS encoding ribonuclease III domain-containing protein produces the protein MEDSLEAKINYHFKNTDLLQRALLHRSRANEERQKQKVCKDQDALRTLGDAVLKTILCDLLMRSGYETKGEIIIMKSTIESRPFLAELGRGFGLQNEILVGEGARVQKHNEEPNVIAETLEAIIGAMYLDGGYESAKKAVSVWYEPYREEMLKE
- a CDS encoding nucleotidyltransferase family protein produces the protein MHPLICEKISDIARVARRRRVRRLGVFGLATGDRFDPAASDIDFVVEFEPMTPAEHAEAYFGLAEDLARLFCREIDLVERSAIRNPIFRESVEGTCKYVYAVA
- a CDS encoding HepT-like ribonuclease domain-containing protein, whose product is MGEATKNISGPLKEQHPEIPWRLIAGSRDKLIHAYFEVDWRIVWNIIQNEVPALEQGVRTILTELDIPEEETE
- a CDS encoding MarR family transcriptional regulator, translating into MNETILERQISNVPSVIINATAPLGNRKAWAIFIALLERDEGLRFNQIRELFEAEPPEISRALKVLTNAGLVARQARSLNDVGDAEASFYVPTTLGKALITALYRGLLPSREDAGPTRTHCQESPFSTGRITASAPGEE
- a CDS encoding NAD(P)H-dependent oxidoreductase, with amino-acid sequence MDFKDCVQQRYATKRFDGRPIPDAAIRELLELVRLAPSALNLQPWRIKVVSDPGRKEALKPAAFDQDQITTCSHLLVFCADPDYDGLIRRLDALLKTNGVPEETRSAIVEMAARFAGPMTPEERLAWSEAQTYLALSNALHGAKSLGFDSCPMTGFDPAAFSRLLAIPAPLVPVILCPVGYAADSPGPKIRLPLEEILV
- a CDS encoding DUF3368 domain-containing protein, translating into MTRPRPDVLLLDEAEARRVAGLYDLPVTGIIGLLIQAKREGLVASLAEEMNRLREQGNFRIHDALYRRVLEMEKEE
- a CDS encoding UPF0175 family protein, with the protein product MTDITITVPQDIVQALRLPPDAVAAELQRELAVALYQRGILSSGKAAALAEMTRWEWEELLGARKIPRHYADENLDRDIAYAARS
- a CDS encoding HIT family protein, with product MPTLFDATDAELTALLALVREAKTLLDEQFRPDGYNVGVNVGPAAGQAVMHLHVIPRYAGQPNRRTGERSVISSPPPGQSSSSPRPQVRSGGE